The Abditibacteriota bacterium genomic interval AAAAAAACCAAAAAAAATCGCCGGCGGGCCCAAATATTTGACAAATAAAGTAAGATAATATATAATATACATAAATGGTAGGAGGTGACGCTATGAACCCCATAGTTATCTATTATTCGCGGACAGGCACCACCAAGGCTGTGGCAAAGGAGATCAGCCGCCAGCTGAACTGCGATACCCAGGTCATAGTCCCCGCCAAGCGGTATTCGCGCTTTTTCCTGAAATGTCTGTTCCGGGCCTACAGGGAAAAAAGGGACGGCGAGTGGCCTCTCCTGAAAAGCAAGCTCAATCTGAGCCTGTATGACACCATCATACTGGGCTATCCCGTGTGGTGCGGCTCGGCGCCCCGGATACTCTTTTCGTTTTTGAAGGCCCAGAGGATACAGGGCAGGACCATCATCCCCTTCTGCACCTACAGAGGGGACGCCGGCACCGGCAACGACGACCTGATGAACGCTTTTCCCGACAACGTCTGGAAGGGCGGCATGACAGTGCGCGCCCGCAACGCCGCCAAGTGTACGGAGGAAGTGGCCCGCTTTATCACCAAAAACGGCCTGGACAAGGAAGAAGAAAAGCCGGAGCGCAAGCAGGCTCCCGGCAAACAGACCAACAAATAAACAGACAGGCGGCCCCGGCCGCCCCCCATAAGAGGATGAACATGAAGCATTTGACGATCCTGGCAGCCTTGCTGGTCCTGGCTGCTCCCCTGTGCGCCCAAAGCGCCTTTTCCGACCTGCCCCGGGACCACTGGGCCTATGACGCTGTCAGCGAGCTGGAAGACCTGGGACTGGTGATAGGCTATCCCGACGGAGAGTTCAAGGGCAAGAGGACCCTGACCCGCTACGAATTTGCCATGGTGATCGCCCGTCTCCTGCCCCTGCTGACGGGAGAAGAGCAGGACCTGTCCGGCTACGCCCGGAAGTCCGACCTGGAGCCCTACGCCCTCCGGGACGGAGTGAAGCGCGGAGACATCATCGAGCTGTCCCTTTTTGCCGACACCGGCGCCCTCAGCAGGCTGCAGGCGCTCATAGACGAATTTGCTCCGGAGCTGGCGGCGCTGGATCTGGACGTGGACCTGCTGAAGGCAGACGTGGGCACCCTGAAGAGACGGGCCGCCCAGCTGGAAGAGGAGCAGGCCCGGATCAAGGTGACCGGCACGGCCAACTTTATGGTGCAGGGCGTGATCGGCGGCGATTCCCCCGCCATAGACTATGACGCCCGGTACCCGGTGGAAAAGATGTTCCGGAGACACCAGGCCTACTACAAGGACGTGCAGATCGACATCAGGGGCAGAGTGAACGACCACGTGAACGTGTTTACCACCCTGGTCATGACCGACCTCATGGACAAGGACATCAACAGGGAAGCCAGATACGACACCTTTGCCGACATAGTGCCCTACTACCTTTACGCCGTATCCACCGATGAGAAATGGGGCCAAATCAGAGTGGGCCGCATGCCTTTTCAGATCAACAACTACGTCTTCAGCAAGGGCACCGAGAATGCCAGCTTCAACATAGAGAGGCTGGACGACCACAACTTTGCGATGGAGGGCTTTGACTACTCCAAGGACTTTGGCGCCCTGGATGTCCGGCTGTGGGGCAACCGCCCGGTGTATGACTGGAACGAGAGAAAGCTGTTTTATATCGGCGGCGAGAAGATCTCCGCCAACGGCGGAGCCCAGCTGGGCCTTGATATGGGCGGCGCCCGCTTTACCGCCGTGTACGACAGGCTGGCCGCCGAGAACCGGGTCCCCTTTGTGGTGGACAAGATCGACTACTACGGCGCCACGGCCCACGTGCCCTTTGGAGAGTTTTTCACAGACGGCGGCTGGTTCCGCATGAAGCCCAACAAGGGCGTCAAGGCTGCCGACTGGTGGGACGCCGCTCTGGGCTACGACAACGGCAGGCTCAGCGCCAAAGCCGGCTACAAGACCGTGGAGAACAACTACGACGGCCTGTCCTGCGCCGACAAGATCTTCTACACCGTGGCCAACAACTACAAGGGCTGGTTTGCCGAGGGCAGCTACAGGTTCGGCGAAGCCTTCACCCTCAACGGCGCATACAAGCGCTACAAGGCCAACGATCCCGCCCTGCGCTCCAGGTTTCACGACCTGAAATACGCCAAGGGAGAGCTGATCTGGACCGTGAGCCCCCTGGACCGGCTGTCCGCCAAATATGAGCGGGGCGACTACAGATACTCCCCCGTGGACCGAGAGGCAGACATCAAACGGGAGGCCTGGACCGCCGCCTGGAACCGCAAGGTGGGCGACAATGCAAAGATCAAGCTGCTGTATCAGTACGTCAAATACGGCAACACGCAGGCCAGCCACATAGTGGCAGGACAGCTGACAGTAGGCTTCTGACAGAGTACACGCGAGCCCCGCAAGGGGCTCTTTTTTTGCGCCGAAAACTCTCTCGTCATCCCGGCCCAAATTTCGGGGTCCCCGAAAAATCGCAGATTTTTTGGGGTGAAAATCGCAACATATGTAATGCGTCAGCATTACGCGATTTGGGGGAAGGGATCTCGGGCGGGACCCGTCTGATTTTTCCTTGCTCACGCTTGCGTGAGAAGGCAGACGGGGAGGACCCGGTCCTCGGTAATGACGAGAAGCCTCACCGACCGTTCCGTAGCTGAAACTGCTTTCCTCTCCTCGTTCCGTTCCTCGGCTCGTCCGGGCAAGGGGGGCTTCCCCCCTTCGCATACCCCCCTTTTTTTCGCGGGTATTGCATACTTTGCCCCAGCGAAACTTTTTTCGCCGGGGACCCCGTACACACCCGCCCGGGCAGGGAGGACCATTTCAGGACCCCCCTCTCCTCGGGGCCCCCGCAAAATCGAATAGATTTTGTGGGGTGAGGCCAGGGCCGGCTGCCCTGCACCCGTCTGCGCCTCAGGGCTGCGCTCTGCGGCGGGGCAGAAAAGAAGCTGCATTTCTGCCTTTTCCGCCTTGCGCCTGACGGCGATGCTTGCCCTTCGGCTTGAGCAGGGGCTTCGCCCCTCCCACCCCGGCCGGTCCGTGGCCCGGGCTCGCGGTTCTGTCGGA includes:
- a CDS encoding S-layer homology domain-containing protein, translated to MKHLTILAALLVLAAPLCAQSAFSDLPRDHWAYDAVSELEDLGLVIGYPDGEFKGKRTLTRYEFAMVIARLLPLLTGEEQDLSGYARKSDLEPYALRDGVKRGDIIELSLFADTGALSRLQALIDEFAPELAALDLDVDLLKADVGTLKRRAAQLEEEQARIKVTGTANFMVQGVIGGDSPAIDYDARYPVEKMFRRHQAYYKDVQIDIRGRVNDHVNVFTTLVMTDLMDKDINREARYDTFADIVPYYLYAVSTDEKWGQIRVGRMPFQINNYVFSKGTENASFNIERLDDHNFAMEGFDYSKDFGALDVRLWGNRPVYDWNERKLFYIGGEKISANGGAQLGLDMGGARFTAVYDRLAAENRVPFVVDKIDYYGATAHVPFGEFFTDGGWFRMKPNKGVKAADWWDAALGYDNGRLSAKAGYKTVENNYDGLSCADKIFYTVANNYKGWFAEGSYRFGEAFTLNGAYKRYKANDPALRSRFHDLKYAKGELIWTVSPLDRLSAKYERGDYRYSPVDREADIKREAWTAAWNRKVGDNAKIKLLYQYVKYGNTQASHIVAGQLTVGF